From one Methanolobus chelungpuianus genomic stretch:
- the brxL gene encoding protease Lon-related BREX system protein BrxL, translating to MLTEEANIGTDEKLNLYFQGRVVRKDLTKLVKVGHNVPVYVLEYLLGANCATNDEELIEQGVKKVKSILSDNYVRPDEAEKIKSKIRETGYYTIIDKVTVKLNEKRDMYEALFSNLGLSKVQIDSEYVTKYDKLLGGGIWCIIKMEYSAEMVPSPFVIASLKPIQIPNINIAEVIEQRKNFTKDEWIDVLLRSIGMEPTQLENAAKWHLIERMVPLVENNYNLCELGPRSTGKSHVYKEISPNSILISGGQTTVANLFYNMSTRQVGLVGLWDVVAFDEVAGIRFKDKDGIQILKDYMASGSFARGKDQINANASVAFVGNVNQSISSLLKTSHLFSPFPEAMNNDSAFFDRIHYYLPGWEVPKFRPEHFTDKYGFIVDYLAEFLREMRKRSYSDVIFKYYTLGNNLNQRDVIAVKKTFSGLAKLIYPDENISKEDAQEILEYALVGRRRVKEQLKKIGGMEFFDVNFSYIDSEDMEEHFVNVPESGGNKIIPPGLTKPGQVYAVAATESGKLGIYKTELQVVSGSGKYEASGLNSNAKAKESVKTAINYFKANAKSISQSISTKERDYFMNMQDVYGVGISDGLSLAAFISLCSGALEKPVQEQTAIIGTMTIGGSILNIENLSDLLQVALDAGAKKALIPASATSKLGSVPSDLLSKFQLAFYADPIDAVHKALFFSS from the coding sequence ATGCTGACAGAAGAAGCAAACATTGGAACGGACGAGAAACTGAACTTATACTTCCAGGGAAGAGTTGTCAGGAAGGATCTGACAAAACTGGTTAAGGTAGGCCATAACGTTCCTGTCTATGTCCTGGAATACCTGCTGGGAGCAAACTGCGCCACCAATGACGAGGAACTGATAGAGCAGGGTGTCAAGAAGGTCAAAAGCATTCTGTCAGATAACTATGTCCGTCCCGATGAAGCCGAGAAGATAAAATCAAAGATCAGAGAGACAGGCTATTACACCATTATCGATAAGGTCACCGTAAAGCTCAACGAAAAAAGGGACATGTATGAGGCTCTCTTCTCCAACTTGGGCCTGTCTAAGGTGCAAATTGACTCAGAATATGTCACAAAATATGATAAGCTACTGGGAGGTGGCATTTGGTGCATAATCAAAATGGAATATAGCGCTGAAATGGTGCCATCACCTTTTGTTATAGCAAGCCTGAAACCCATACAGATCCCAAATATCAACATCGCTGAAGTCATCGAGCAGCGCAAGAACTTCACCAAGGACGAATGGATAGATGTCCTTCTCAGGTCCATAGGCATGGAACCAACACAGCTGGAAAATGCTGCCAAGTGGCACCTGATTGAACGCATGGTCCCGCTCGTGGAAAATAACTACAACCTCTGTGAACTCGGTCCCCGCAGCACAGGAAAATCTCATGTCTATAAGGAAATCTCCCCCAACTCCATACTGATATCTGGCGGGCAGACAACCGTTGCAAACCTCTTCTATAACATGAGCACACGCCAGGTAGGTCTTGTAGGACTCTGGGATGTTGTGGCTTTTGATGAAGTAGCAGGCATTCGCTTCAAGGACAAAGATGGCATTCAGATCCTGAAGGACTACATGGCATCCGGCTCCTTTGCAAGGGGCAAGGACCAGATCAATGCCAACGCATCCGTTGCTTTTGTCGGTAACGTGAATCAGAGTATATCATCCTTACTTAAGACATCACACCTTTTCTCCCCATTCCCTGAGGCCATGAACAACGACAGTGCATTCTTTGACAGGATACACTATTACCTGCCAGGGTGGGAAGTTCCTAAGTTCAGGCCAGAACATTTCACTGACAAATATGGTTTTATCGTGGATTACCTGGCAGAATTCCTGAGAGAAATGCGAAAACGTTCCTACAGTGATGTGATATTCAAGTACTACACTCTCGGTAACAACCTCAACCAGAGGGACGTAATCGCGGTCAAAAAGACCTTTTCAGGTCTTGCAAAGCTCATCTATCCGGACGAGAATATCTCTAAAGAAGATGCCCAGGAAATACTAGAATACGCTCTTGTAGGAAGACGAAGGGTCAAAGAGCAACTCAAGAAGATTGGCGGCATGGAATTCTTCGATGTGAACTTCTCCTACATAGACAGCGAAGACATGGAAGAGCACTTTGTCAATGTCCCTGAAAGCGGAGGAAATAAGATAATACCGCCCGGCCTTACAAAACCCGGTCAGGTCTATGCAGTGGCTGCAACAGAGTCAGGTAAGCTCGGTATATATAAGACAGAGCTTCAGGTAGTGTCAGGTTCAGGCAAATATGAAGCATCCGGCCTCAATTCGAATGCAAAAGCAAAAGAGTCAGTAAAAACAGCAATTAATTATTTCAAGGCTAACGCTAAGTCAATAAGCCAGTCGATTTCCACTAAGGAAAGAGATTATTTCATGAATATGCAGGACGTCTATGGAGTTGGCATATCCGATGGCCTGTCACTGGCTGCTTTTATAAGCCTTTGCTCAGGAGCACTTGAAAAGCCTGTACAGGAGCAAACAGCAATCATTGGGACGATGACAATAGGTGGTTCTATTTTGAATATCGAGAACCTCTCCGACTTGCTGCAAGTTGCTCTTGATGCCGGAGCTAAGAAAGCACTGATTCCTGCATCTGCTACCTCGAAACTGGGTTCTGTACCATCTGATCTGCTAAGCAAGTTCCAGCTGGCGTTTTATGCTGATCCGATTGATGCGGTGCACAAGGCTTTATTCTTTTCATCATGA